The following are from one region of the Mesorhizobium shangrilense genome:
- a CDS encoding WD40 repeat domain-containing protein has product MNQHALQNLTLFDLLARSWRRPSAIADLRFSTDGTSVAFTSVDGTVAIAAVADQEPPESRIRVSNDLGQTTIRPREKPPVPLIATAEFGDGDVPLASHGHSGFVVGAASGELLHLAADGEVASALVTVDGPIVAIDHSARADTTAVSNGHDVLLSRGQNGAVQLGRGGTSSTDALAFSPGGRRLACGHGEGLSIWTVEGDAALMREVSLSARSVSIRWSGDGAWLACGLETGGFALVGLADGRTSIIAGFPSPVRTVCWSEPANALFASGAFRIAGWSMTAPPLDGETSGALETGRAGLVLVEAVAAHPEKELIAAGYANGRITMARIGARDELLVRQLGSAVTALAWSGDGRHLAVGAVDGTAAIVTFPARMFK; this is encoded by the coding sequence ATGAACCAGCACGCGCTACAGAACCTGACCTTGTTCGATCTGCTGGCGCGAAGCTGGCGTCGCCCGTCGGCGATCGCGGATCTGCGTTTCAGCACTGACGGTACGTCCGTCGCCTTCACTTCAGTGGATGGAACCGTCGCCATTGCCGCGGTCGCCGATCAGGAACCACCGGAGTCGCGGATCAGGGTGAGCAATGATCTCGGCCAGACGACGATCCGGCCAAGGGAGAAGCCGCCAGTGCCCTTGATCGCCACGGCCGAGTTCGGAGATGGCGATGTCCCGCTCGCCTCCCATGGACATTCCGGCTTTGTGGTCGGCGCGGCCAGCGGCGAGTTGCTGCATCTGGCTGCCGACGGTGAAGTCGCGTCCGCCTTGGTCACCGTCGACGGGCCAATCGTCGCCATCGACCATAGCGCCCGGGCGGACACGACGGCCGTCAGCAATGGGCATGACGTCCTCCTGTCGCGCGGCCAAAACGGCGCGGTGCAACTGGGGCGCGGAGGGACATCCTCGACGGACGCACTTGCCTTCTCGCCAGGCGGAAGGCGCCTTGCCTGTGGCCATGGTGAAGGATTGTCGATCTGGACGGTCGAAGGCGACGCTGCCTTGATGCGCGAGGTGTCTCTTTCAGCGCGATCGGTGTCGATCCGCTGGAGTGGCGACGGCGCATGGCTGGCCTGCGGGCTCGAAACCGGAGGCTTTGCGCTGGTCGGCCTGGCTGATGGTCGCACCAGCATCATCGCGGGGTTTCCGTCGCCGGTTCGGACCGTCTGCTGGAGTGAGCCGGCGAATGCGCTGTTCGCGTCGGGCGCGTTTCGGATCGCCGGCTGGTCGATGACCGCCCCACCACTCGACGGCGAAACCTCTGGCGCGCTGGAGACAGGCCGCGCCGGGCTGGTTCTGGTCGAGGCGGTGGCCGCACACCCGGAAAAAGAACTGATAGCGGCTGGCTACGCCAATGGCCGTATCACCATGGCCCGGATCGGCGCGCGCGACGAGCTGCTCGTCAGGCAGTTGGGCAGCGCGGTCACCGCGCTTGCCTGGTCCGGCGACGGGCGGCATCTGGCGGTGGGCGCCGTCGATGGCACCGCCGCGATCGTCACCTTTCCCGCCCGGATGTTCAAATAG
- a CDS encoding aromatic/alkene/methane monooxygenase hydroxylase/oxygenase subunit alpha, whose amino-acid sequence MTMTSLTLNKITSQRGISVGEATKKIADLGWNPSYVQEAMTFPTDYKINKTPRDPMKQVLRSYFPMQEEKDNRVYGALDAALRGDMFRNVEPRWVEWMKLFLAIIPFPEISAARSMAMVARIAPGEELRTGFTMQMIDEFRHSTIQMNLKKWYMENYIDPAGFDITEEAFGKCYATTIGRQFAEGFITGDTMTAACMYLTVVAETAFTNTLFVAMPSEAARNGDYALPTVFLSVQSDESRHIGNGHSLLMAALKEPENHLLLERDLRYAFWQNHAIVDAAIGTFIEYGTTNRDKNKESYAEMWHRWIYEDYYRTYMLPLEKYGIKVHHDDVQAAWERITKKNYVHKVGQFFAVGWPVNFWRIEAQTDKDFEWFEHKYPGWYAEFGDFWKWYAKLSHKGEKVLLFNSDVGYVYPHRCWSCLVPCLIREDMVVGEIDGQLHTFAHELDKWTATVAFADEYQGRPTPAMGRFSGKREWETLYDGWDLADAIKDLNFVRSDGKTLVPQPHLRFDDKEMWTLDDVRGNTLGSPLNALRAMSPADREKHLAEYRAGFTINPCN is encoded by the coding sequence ATGACCATGACGTCTCTGACGCTCAACAAGATTACCTCGCAACGCGGAATTTCCGTCGGCGAGGCGACCAAGAAGATTGCCGATCTCGGCTGGAATCCTTCCTACGTCCAGGAAGCGATGACGTTTCCGACCGACTACAAGATCAACAAGACGCCGCGCGACCCGATGAAGCAGGTTCTGCGGTCCTATTTTCCGATGCAGGAAGAGAAGGACAACCGCGTCTATGGCGCGCTCGACGCGGCATTGCGCGGCGACATGTTCCGCAATGTTGAACCACGCTGGGTCGAGTGGATGAAGCTCTTCCTTGCCATCATTCCCTTCCCGGAAATCTCGGCCGCACGCTCGATGGCGATGGTTGCCCGCATCGCACCCGGCGAGGAACTCAGAACCGGCTTCACCATGCAGATGATCGACGAGTTCCGTCACTCGACGATCCAGATGAATTTGAAGAAATGGTACATGGAGAACTACATCGATCCGGCCGGCTTCGACATCACCGAGGAAGCCTTCGGAAAATGCTACGCCACGACCATCGGCCGGCAGTTCGCGGAAGGCTTCATCACCGGCGACACGATGACCGCCGCCTGCATGTACCTGACCGTGGTGGCCGAGACCGCCTTCACCAACACGCTGTTCGTTGCCATGCCTTCGGAAGCTGCCCGCAACGGTGACTACGCCCTGCCGACCGTCTTCCTGTCGGTGCAGTCCGACGAGAGCCGGCATATCGGCAACGGCCACTCGTTGCTGATGGCGGCGCTCAAGGAGCCGGAGAACCATCTCCTGCTCGAGCGCGACCTCCGTTACGCCTTCTGGCAGAACCACGCCATCGTCGATGCCGCCATCGGCACCTTCATCGAATACGGCACCACCAACCGCGACAAGAACAAGGAGTCCTACGCGGAGATGTGGCACCGCTGGATCTATGAGGACTACTACCGCACCTACATGCTGCCGCTCGAGAAATACGGCATCAAGGTCCATCACGACGACGTCCAGGCGGCCTGGGAACGCATCACCAAGAAGAACTATGTCCACAAGGTCGGACAGTTCTTCGCGGTCGGCTGGCCGGTCAATTTCTGGCGCATCGAAGCCCAGACCGACAAGGACTTCGAGTGGTTCGAGCACAAATATCCAGGCTGGTACGCCGAGTTCGGCGACTTCTGGAAATGGTATGCCAAGCTCAGCCACAAGGGCGAGAAGGTGCTGCTGTTCAACAGCGATGTCGGCTACGTCTACCCGCACCGCTGCTGGTCGTGCCTCGTTCCGTGCCTGATCCGCGAGGACATGGTGGTCGGCGAGATCGATGGTCAGCTCCACACCTTCGCCCACGAACTCGACAAGTGGACCGCAACGGTCGCCTTCGCCGACGAGTATCAGGGCCGCCCGACGCCCGCGATGGGCCGCTTCAGCGGCAAGCGCGAGTGGGAGACGCTCTATGATGGCTGGGACCTGGCCGATGCGATCAAGGACCTGAACTTCGTTCGTTCCGACGGCAAGACGCTGGTTCCGCAGCCGCATCTGCGCTTCGACGACAAGGAGATGTGGACGCT